tatatttgcaaattccttttttttcagtttttacaaaaaaaattcagtttttacaaaatatatgcttaaaaaaaattgaattttaaaacgggtcgggtggtggTTTTTTTAAAACGGATCAGGTAAAAAAAAGAAATTGGTCGTTTTCATCTGATGctgacacgtggcactccatccaaaataagggtatatttgttccaaagtatgacgggaagggtatatatagcccaatagtataacgaggggtattcttagaccatttttaaaaatataggtgtatatttggccctttgccgttttTAAAATCACCACCTACCAAGTACTACAACTCATTGATTAAGTATTCTAAAATAGCGATGTAAGAACATTTTCTTTTTTCGGTTTGTGGGATTAATTAACTGGATGGGACAAATCTGTTTATAGTAGAaaaaactcaataataaaatagataaatatgaaaataatttttcaagctATTGATTATCTAGACATTGAACATTAATATTCTTATACCATGTCTAGTTTCTTTTTATTGAGTCGAGTGTGTGAAAATATATTAATTACGAGTAATACGGAAACCCAAAATTTAAGACTTCTATGTTAGGTTTCTAACAGCATCGTTACATCATTGAATATTGAATAGCAATGATTAACCAATAAAGACCAATATAATAGAGATAATAAGCATGTTTTTAATGATACTGTTTTTAATCAAAAACCACTTTCTTAGAACCAAATTGTCTCAACAACAACAAAGAGTTGGCTTCATTATTATTCACTTGCTTTTCATAATTGTCAATCCACTTGagttttaagagtttaatttaaatTTATACTGCATTGAAATACTCTTAGAGATTGTCACTTTAACATCTCTAAGCCTCGATCAACTCACCATCCACTCGAGACCAACAACAAAAACATATATGTAACGCGGGTCCATATACTCGAGAAAGtagaaaagaaattcaattcacaAAGTGGTGGATGCTAAATGGAATAATAGATTTAAATTGCTACAACAAAAAATTAAATTAGAAAAAAGAATAATCttttatatcatgaaaaagaGAATGATTAACAAAGtgtttttattataaaaatatttaacgAATTATATAACAAGACAGTAAACCAGTCATCTGGTCACCAAATTATTTTCTCTATAAACTTTTCTATTAAAAGTAGGCCTTATGCATTGTTTTTTGTATCTATGATAATAACATGCTAAAAGGTAGACAGATGGATAAGAGCCCAATTAAAAGGTGACATGGGCCCAGACAATGGCCCACAGAATGGGCCCACTCTCTTGTCATGTTTACATAATTGAGCATCCAGCTGCATTCTCTTCACTGAAATATTCATTGCATTTGCTTACATAACAGCCTCTTGGCAGTCCATATGGAACAGGCCCGGGCCCGTAACCATACGAATATATATCGTAGCATGGGCCCGATGGTGGTGCGGGTTGTACTGGTCTTCCATACCAATGATAACATGGGCCTCCGTGATAGCCTTCGTAACATTGCCCACAACAACCATATCCGGGAGGGGGTGGTTGCGGGTATCCTTGTATTGGCATCACTATCACTGGCTCTGGCGCATACGGAGGTGGTGGTTGtgcttgtggttgtggtggtggagCTACCGGTGCGGGTTTAGGAGCTTCCTTGGGCTTCTCAGGTTCTTTGGGCTTTTCAGGTTGTTTGGGCTTCTCGGGCTCCTTGGGCTTCTCGGGCTGTTTGGGCTTTTCTGGCTCTTTGGGCTTCTCGGGCTGTTTGGGCTTTTCTGGCTCTTTGGGCTTCTCAGATTCCTTAGGTTTCGCGGGTTCTTTTGGTTTTTCCGGTTCTTTCGGCTTCTCGGGTTCCTTAGGCTTCACGGGCTCCTTGGGCTT
This sequence is a window from Nicotiana tomentosiformis chromosome 5, ASM39032v3, whole genome shotgun sequence. Protein-coding genes within it:
- the LOC104100561 gene encoding protein PYRICULARIA ORYZAE RESISTANCE 21-like, with the protein product MGGDNTEKTTVMVLKVDLQCSSCYKKVKKVLCKFPQIRDQVYDEKANTITITVLCCNPEKIRDKLCCKGGGVIKSIEIKESPKPKAPEKPKEPEKPKEPAKPKEPEKPKEPEKPKQPEKPKEPEKPKQPEKPKEPVKPKEPEKPKEPEKPKEPAKPKESEKPKEPEKPKQPEKPKEPEKPKQPEKPKEPEKPKQPEKPKEPEKPKEAPKPAPVAPPPQPQAQPPPPYAPEPVIVMPIQGYPQPPPPGYGCCGQCYEGYHGGPCYHWYGRPVQPAPPSGPCYDIYSYGYGPGPVPYGLPRGCYVSKCNEYFSEENAAGCSIM